CTGCAGATAGTTTTGGTAGGATGTACGAGCATGCACGCAAAAACCCTAGATTTGTGCTTCCTCTGCCTAGAGATGATGCACAGgttgaaaaaggagaacAGGATGAAGCACATGTTCCAGTAGAGATGCACTTTGTCCAGTGGTCGTTTGTGGGCCCTAACACTGCACATGTGATGATTACATCATTGACCGAGTATAAGTTACATAATGAGTATGCTAGACCTCATACTACCGTTGCATTTCATTCAGAATTGAAAGATTCTAAGCACTTAGTGTTGATGAATGGACAGGTTGATAAAGATGCAGCAGTGAGTCTACAGGATGCAAGGTTATTATTAATGAACTTACAGAGATTTTATGGAGGGCTAGGAGAAGAGAGTGAGATTAGTAAAGAGAGATTGAATATGGTAAAGCTGTTTAATAGAGGTTCTGGGGAGTTTGATGTGAAGAGGTTTATTGAGTTAGCGGAGATGATTGAGAATTGAACTGTATAAAGGTTGAATAAATATGAAGCCTGCATTGGCATTTAAATTAGATAGCCCTCTCCCGACCATAAATAGCCACCTTAAATAACCACCTTAAATAACCACCTTGAATAGCACCTTAAATAGCCACCTTAAATAGCCAACTTGAAAAACTTCTCCTATTGTTCTTCgtctatttcttcaatgacGAATATTCGAGTGGCATATTTAGGGCCTCCGGGTACCTATTCTCACCAGGCCGCTAGACAGCAATTCGAACCTTATGGtatggaagatgatagtATTTCAATAATATATATGCCTCAGCCCAGCATATCAAGTTGTTTCAAAGCGATTTCTAAACATGAGTGCGATTACTCACTGATACCATTTGAGAATTCCAGTAACGGACCAGTTGTTTTATCGTATGATTTGTTTCGAGACTTCTTTGTACAACACTCGCATCGAGATTGGCAGCAGTTTAAAGGACCTGATTTTGAAGTTATTGCAGAACAGTTTGTGTCAATCCATCATAATTTCATCTCGTTTGGTCGTGATTTGGGTCACGTGCAAAGAATATACTCGCATCCTCAAGTTTGGTCGCAGTGTAACCGGTTTTTAGAGCAACTAGAAGAACAGTGTGATCATAAAATCGAGAAGATCGatgtttcttcaacttctaAAGCGGTTTCCGTCTTGAGTATGATTAAAAGTCGAGATCAGCAGGGGAAGAGTGCGGCAATAGCATCAGCTACAGCTAGTGAGATACACGGAGTGCCAATTCAGCGAACTAATATTGAGGATGTCCATGATAATACCACCCGGTTTTTAGTTTTAGGAAATCGTGGTAGTGGTGGAATGATCCACTTTACACCTCGTACAGATAAAAAGTTGTccgagaagaagatgacaCTACTAACATTTATTATTAAG
This sequence is a window from Brettanomyces nanus chromosome 3, complete sequence. Protein-coding genes within it:
- a CDS encoding uncharacterized protein (BUSCO:EOG09343D5O), translating into MRYNYRSTLQLIKPFFSRRYAFPVNNRFIQSKADQQNEILAKYKVKLEAKAKQEGLKNVEQLREKMRDKIENKKKQFSKVDPLRELENLERAEKLKAAIEGKKGSKQDLGAMNPESSSKPFKTLDSFVKVENLKKLPANQISLIWRARFQMKDRSLCAAVPADSFGRMYEHARKNPRFVLPLPRDDAQVEKGEQDEAHVPVEMHFVQWSFVGPNTAHVMITSLTEYKLHNEYARPHTTVAFHSELKDSKHLVLMNGQVDKDAAVSLQDARLLLMNLQRFYGGLGEESEISKERLNMVKLFNRGSGEFDVKRFIELAEMIEN